Proteins encoded within one genomic window of Thunnus albacares chromosome 13, fThuAlb1.1, whole genome shotgun sequence:
- the pcp4a gene encoding calmodulin regulator protein PCP4a isoform X1, which produces MSERQASGAMTGNSKPSAGQGLQGQQNLPSKYEKKNNPPEDFDIDMDNPETEKAAVAIQSQFRKFQKKKQDVKS; this is translated from the exons AGACAAGCATCTGGAGCAATGACTGGAAACAGCAAACCATCTGCTGGGCAAG GGCTTCAAGGTCAACAAAACCTTCCATCTAAAT atgaaaagaaaaacaaccccCCCGAGGACTTCGACATTGACATGGACAACCCGGAGACGGAGAAGGCTGCCGTGGCCATCCAGTCGCAGTTTAGGAAATTCCAGAAAAAGAAGCAGGATGTGAAGTCGTAG
- the pcp4a gene encoding calmodulin regulator protein PCP4a isoform X2: MSERQASGAMTGNSKPSAGQDEKKNNPPEDFDIDMDNPETEKAAVAIQSQFRKFQKKKQDVKS, translated from the exons AGACAAGCATCTGGAGCAATGACTGGAAACAGCAAACCATCTGCTGGGCAAG atgaaaagaaaaacaaccccCCCGAGGACTTCGACATTGACATGGACAACCCGGAGACGGAGAAGGCTGCCGTGGCCATCCAGTCGCAGTTTAGGAAATTCCAGAAAAAGAAGCAGGATGTGAAGTCGTAG